The Mustela erminea isolate mMusErm1 chromosome 18, mMusErm1.Pri, whole genome shotgun sequence genome has a window encoding:
- the SPHK1 gene encoding sphingosine kinase 1 isoform X1: MTRMGGGRAVTVEVRGAGEEAARSTEEPLCALESGPEGFAFHLPPTGPRRRDKEASRLPPLPSPPGFLVNPAPRRALRLQRLQPGALGEREGPWSRRDFSPRTPARPDPAAAGDDADASTAPAPGGEGEPLSRHRDARLGSTDKELKAGAAATGSSPTAPGPPWQRETRVEVMNPACGAWSLPRPCRVLVLLNPRGGKGKALQLFRSHVQPLLARADVSFTLMLTEHRNHARELVRVEELGRWDALVVMSGDGLMHEVVNGLMERPDWETAIHKPLCSLPAGSGNALAASLNHYAGYEQVTNEDLLTNCTLLLCRRLLAPMNLLSLQTASGLRLFSVLSLAWGFIADVDLESERFRRLGEMRFTLGTFLRLAALRVYKGTLAYLPVERVVSQGPAPAAVERQNQQGPTDAHLVPLQEPVPPHWTVVPEQDFVLVLALLHTHLSSEMFAAPMGRCSAGTMHLFYVRAGVSRAMLLRLFLAMEKGKHMDYDCPYLVYVPVVAFRLEPKDGKGVFAVDGELMISEAVQGQVHPDYIWMVSGCVEPQPSQKPQQGAPQREHL; encoded by the exons ATGACAAGAATGGGGGGGGGCAGAGCAGTGACCGTGGaggtgaggggggcaggggaagaggcgGCAAGGAGCACAGAGGAACCATTGTGCGCACTGGAATCGGGGCCAGAGGGCTTTGCCTTTCACCTCCCTCCCACTGGGCCCCGGAGGCGGGATAAAGAAGCCAGCAGGCTGCCCCCCCTCCCCTCGCCCCCAGGCTTTCTGGTCAATCCCGCCCCCCGCCGGGCCCTGCGCCTCCAGCGGCTCCAGCCTGGGGCGctaggagaaagagagggaccCTGGAGCAGGCGAGATTTCTCACCACGCACTCCTGCACGGCCAG ATCCCGCAGCCGCAGGGGATGACGCGGATGCGTCCACGGCCCCGGCTCCGGGCGGGGAGGGCGAGCCCCTCAGCCGGCACCGCGACGCCCGCCTGGGCAGCACCGAtaaggagctgaaggcaggagccgCCGCCACGGGCAGCTCCCCGACAGCGCCGGGGCCGCCCTGGCAGCGGGAGACGCGGGTCGAGGTTATGAATCCAG CGTGCGGCGCCTGGAGCCTGCCCCGGCCCTGCCGCGTGCTGGTCCTGTTAAACCCGCGCGGGGGCAAGGGCAAGGCGCTCCAGCTCTTCCGCAGCCACGTGCAGCCCCTGCTGGCTCGGGCCGATGTCTCCTTCACGCTGATGCTCACTG AGCATCGGAACCACGCCCGGGAGCTGGTGCGGGTTGAGGAGCTGGGGCGCTGGGATGCGCTGGTGGTCATGTCTGGGGACGGGCTGATGCATGAg GTGGTGAATGGGCTCATGGAGCGGCCGGACTGGGAAACCGCCATCCACAAGCCTCTGTGTAGCCTCCCTGCTGGCTCCGGCAATGCCCTGGCTGCTTCTCTGAACCATTATGCCGG CTATGAACAGGTGACAAATGAGGACCTCTTGACCAACTGCACGCTGCTGCTGTGCCGCCGGCTGCTGGCGCCCATGAACCTGCTGTCGCTGCAGACGGCCTCGGGGCTTCGGCTCttctctgtgctgagcctggcgTGGGGCTTCATCGCCGACGTGGATCTGGAGAGCGAGAGGTTTCGGCGTCTAGGGGAGATGCGCTTCACTCTGGGCACCTTCCTGCGCCTGGCGGCCCTGCGTGTCTACAAGGGCACGCTAGCCTACCTCCCTGTGGAACGGGTGGTCTCCCAGGGGCCCGCCCCCGCTGCTGTGGAGCGGCAGAACCAGCAGGGTCCCACGGACGCCCACCTCGTACCCCTGCAGGAACCAGTACCCCCGCACTGGACTGTGGTCCCGGAGCAGGACTTCGTGCTGGTGCTGGCGCTGCTGCACACCCACCTGAGCAGCGAGATGTTCGCCGCCCCCATGGGCCGGTGTTCGGCCGGCACCATGCACCTGTTCTACGTGCGGGCGGGCGTGTCTCGGGCCATGCTGCTGCGCCTCTTCCTGGCTATGGAGAAGGGGAAGCACATGGACTACGACTGTCCCTACTTGGTGTACGTGCCTGTGGTTGCCTTCCGCCTGGAGCCCAAGGACGGGAAGGGTGTGTTTGCCGTGGATGGCGAGTTGATGATCAGCGAGGCGGTGCAGGGCCAGGTGCACCCAGACTACATCTGGATGGTCAGTGGCTGCGTGGAGCCCCAACCCAGCCAGAAGCCACAGCAGGGAGCCCCTCAAAGAGAGCACTTATGA
- the SPHK1 gene encoding sphingosine kinase 1 isoform X2, translating to MPERAAPRAWSEDLAGRSPAQGAAPDSASAVSSPSDPAAAGDDADASTAPAPGGEGEPLSRHRDARLGSTDKELKAGAAATGSSPTAPGPPWQRETRVEVMNPACGAWSLPRPCRVLVLLNPRGGKGKALQLFRSHVQPLLARADVSFTLMLTEHRNHARELVRVEELGRWDALVVMSGDGLMHEVVNGLMERPDWETAIHKPLCSLPAGSGNALAASLNHYAGYEQVTNEDLLTNCTLLLCRRLLAPMNLLSLQTASGLRLFSVLSLAWGFIADVDLESERFRRLGEMRFTLGTFLRLAALRVYKGTLAYLPVERVVSQGPAPAAVERQNQQGPTDAHLVPLQEPVPPHWTVVPEQDFVLVLALLHTHLSSEMFAAPMGRCSAGTMHLFYVRAGVSRAMLLRLFLAMEKGKHMDYDCPYLVYVPVVAFRLEPKDGKGVFAVDGELMISEAVQGQVHPDYIWMVSGCVEPQPSQKPQQGAPQREHL from the exons ATGCCGGAGCGCGCGGCTCCCCGAGCGTGGTCCGAGGATCTAGCTGGGCGCTCCCCGGCTCAGGGGGCTGCTCCGGACTCCGCCAGCGCCGTCTCCTCTCCCTCAGATCCCGCAGCCGCAGGGGATGACGCGGATGCGTCCACGGCCCCGGCTCCGGGCGGGGAGGGCGAGCCCCTCAGCCGGCACCGCGACGCCCGCCTGGGCAGCACCGAtaaggagctgaaggcaggagccgCCGCCACGGGCAGCTCCCCGACAGCGCCGGGGCCGCCCTGGCAGCGGGAGACGCGGGTCGAGGTTATGAATCCAG CGTGCGGCGCCTGGAGCCTGCCCCGGCCCTGCCGCGTGCTGGTCCTGTTAAACCCGCGCGGGGGCAAGGGCAAGGCGCTCCAGCTCTTCCGCAGCCACGTGCAGCCCCTGCTGGCTCGGGCCGATGTCTCCTTCACGCTGATGCTCACTG AGCATCGGAACCACGCCCGGGAGCTGGTGCGGGTTGAGGAGCTGGGGCGCTGGGATGCGCTGGTGGTCATGTCTGGGGACGGGCTGATGCATGAg GTGGTGAATGGGCTCATGGAGCGGCCGGACTGGGAAACCGCCATCCACAAGCCTCTGTGTAGCCTCCCTGCTGGCTCCGGCAATGCCCTGGCTGCTTCTCTGAACCATTATGCCGG CTATGAACAGGTGACAAATGAGGACCTCTTGACCAACTGCACGCTGCTGCTGTGCCGCCGGCTGCTGGCGCCCATGAACCTGCTGTCGCTGCAGACGGCCTCGGGGCTTCGGCTCttctctgtgctgagcctggcgTGGGGCTTCATCGCCGACGTGGATCTGGAGAGCGAGAGGTTTCGGCGTCTAGGGGAGATGCGCTTCACTCTGGGCACCTTCCTGCGCCTGGCGGCCCTGCGTGTCTACAAGGGCACGCTAGCCTACCTCCCTGTGGAACGGGTGGTCTCCCAGGGGCCCGCCCCCGCTGCTGTGGAGCGGCAGAACCAGCAGGGTCCCACGGACGCCCACCTCGTACCCCTGCAGGAACCAGTACCCCCGCACTGGACTGTGGTCCCGGAGCAGGACTTCGTGCTGGTGCTGGCGCTGCTGCACACCCACCTGAGCAGCGAGATGTTCGCCGCCCCCATGGGCCGGTGTTCGGCCGGCACCATGCACCTGTTCTACGTGCGGGCGGGCGTGTCTCGGGCCATGCTGCTGCGCCTCTTCCTGGCTATGGAGAAGGGGAAGCACATGGACTACGACTGTCCCTACTTGGTGTACGTGCCTGTGGTTGCCTTCCGCCTGGAGCCCAAGGACGGGAAGGGTGTGTTTGCCGTGGATGGCGAGTTGATGATCAGCGAGGCGGTGCAGGGCCAGGTGCACCCAGACTACATCTGGATGGTCAGTGGCTGCGTGGAGCCCCAACCCAGCCAGAAGCCACAGCAGGGAGCCCCTCAAAGAGAGCACTTATGA